ATTGATGTTCATGAATTAAATGATCATTATCATCCAGAGCGAGCATTGTTCCCCCCACATAATATTAGGAACAGTGCGGGCAGAAATTTATTCGGCAGTTTACGGGAAGTTTATGAAAGAAATAAACAGTCTCCACATATTTATTATCTAGATAAAACAAGATATTCAGCATTTGCAGGGACAGATTTGGAGTTGAAATTAAGGGAACGAGGGATAACAGAACTTCATCTTGTTGGGTTATGCACAGATATATGTGTGCTTCATACGGCTGTTGATGCATATAACAAAGGCTTTAGCATAGCAGTTTATGAGGATGCAGTTGCCTCCTTCTCCCAACAAGGGCATGATTGGGCAATGGAACATTTTAAAGCGGCATTAGGAGCTACGATAATCAAGGGAAAAGGAGTGTGTTAAATAAATGAAATATTCAGATGACAGTTTAATGCTGCATACAGACTTATATCAAATCAACATGGTGGAAACATATTGGAAGGATAATATCCATGAACAAAAGGCAGTGTTTGAAATGTACTTCCGCAAGCTTCCTTTTGGTAATGGCTATGCAGTCTTTGCAGGGCTCGAGCGGGTTTTACAAGTTATTAAAAACTTTCATTTCTCTGATACAGACATTCAATATTTGCGAGAATACGGCTATGCAGAAGATTTTTTAAGCTATCTCAGCAAGCTAAGCTTTACTGGTGATATTTACTCGATGAAAGAGGGGGAAATTGTCTTTGGAAATGAACCGCTGCTGAGAGTGGAGGCCCCTTTGGCAGAAGCTCAGCTTTTAGAAACAATTCTCTTGAATATCGTAAACTATCAAACGTTGATTGCGACAAAGGCCTCCCGCATTAAGATGGTCATTGGAGAAGATACTGCAATGGAATTCGGCACAAGAAGAGCACATGAGCTTGATGCTGCTTTATGGGGTACTAGAGCAGCCTATATCGGCGGGTTTTCGGCAACAAGCAATGTCAGAGCAGGAAAACTTTTTGATATTCCAATTGCCGGAACTCATGCTCATGCACTTGTGCAAGCATACCGGGACGAATACAAAGCTTTCAAAAG
This DNA window, taken from Niallia sp. Man26, encodes the following:
- a CDS encoding cysteine hydrolase family protein, which produces MNKALINIDYTFDFAAVDGRLSCGEKGQLIEREVSAITERFIQNGDFTVFAIDVHELNDHYHPERALFPPHNIRNSAGRNLFGSLREVYERNKQSPHIYYLDKTRYSAFAGTDLELKLRERGITELHLVGLCTDICVLHTAVDAYNKGFSIAVYEDAVASFSQQGHDWAMEHFKAALGATIIKGKGVC